From Solibacillus isronensis, the proteins below share one genomic window:
- a CDS encoding SigF/SigG family RNA polymerase sporulation sigma factor yields MGNIEQSSETLLTQAYMRELIAKSQQGDQVARKTMIEGNTRLVWSIVQRFASRGVELEDLFQIGCIGLMKSVDKFDLSYEVKFSTYAVPMIIGEIQRFLRDDGMVKVSRSIRELNYKIRHATDDYLKTNEKPPSVAELAEILQVSQEDILLATDAMRDPASLHDQLFENDGDSITLMDQMRDDKSELAFDYVPLKDMLKRLGKREQSIIYFRYYLDLTQTEIADRLGISQVQVSRLEKKILAQLKSWMDQSTLSR; encoded by the coding sequence ATGGGGAACATCGAGCAGTCATCTGAAACGTTATTAACGCAAGCTTATATGCGTGAACTAATCGCAAAGTCACAACAAGGCGATCAAGTTGCGAGAAAAACGATGATTGAAGGAAATACTAGACTTGTTTGGTCTATCGTTCAACGCTTTGCGTCAAGAGGTGTTGAACTGGAAGATTTGTTTCAAATTGGCTGTATTGGCTTAATGAAATCGGTTGATAAATTCGACTTGTCCTATGAAGTGAAATTTTCCACATATGCAGTGCCGATGATAATTGGGGAGATTCAACGTTTTTTAAGAGATGACGGCATGGTAAAGGTAAGTCGTTCTATAAGGGAATTGAATTACAAAATTCGTCATGCGACTGATGACTATTTAAAAACGAATGAAAAACCTCCATCTGTTGCAGAATTGGCTGAAATATTGCAAGTTTCACAAGAAGATATTTTATTGGCAACTGATGCAATGCGTGATCCGGCGAGTTTGCATGATCAGCTCTTTGAAAATGATGGAGATTCCATTACATTAATGGATCAGATGCGTGACGATAAGTCTGAGCTTGCATTTGATTATGTGCCATTGAAAGACATGTTGAAGAGACTAGGGAAACGGGAACAATCGATTATTTATTTCCGCTATTATCTGGATTTAACCCAAACGGAAATTGCCGATCGTCTCGGTATCTCACAAGTACAAGTATCACGATTGGAAAAGAAAATACTAGCCCAGTTGAAATCATGGATGGATCAGTCTACATTAAGCAGATAA
- the spoIIAB gene encoding anti-sigma F factor, giving the protein MDNEMTLTFLARSENEGLARIAVTSFMAQLDPTIEELSECKTIVSEAVSNAIIHGYADNPHGIITVYAVRYGSEVSVTIKDEGCGIEDIEQAREPLFTTKPELERSGMGFTIMESFSDFLQVESVLGKGTVVTFTKQILPIGTLVT; this is encoded by the coding sequence ATGGATAACGAAATGACGCTAACTTTTTTGGCGCGCAGTGAAAATGAAGGGTTGGCACGTATTGCCGTTACAAGCTTTATGGCACAACTCGATCCGACAATTGAAGAACTATCGGAATGTAAAACAATCGTATCAGAAGCTGTATCGAATGCCATTATTCATGGTTATGCCGATAATCCGCATGGCATCATTACTGTTTATGCGGTTCGTTACGGTTCAGAAGTAAGTGTGACAATTAAAGATGAAGGTTGCGGAATTGAAGATATCGAACAAGCACGTGAGCCATTATTTACAACGAAGCCGGAGCTAGAACGTTCCGGAATGGGCTTTACAATCATGGAAAGTTTTTCGGATTTCCTGCAAGTAGAATCCGTACTAGGAAAAGGCACAGTCGTAACATTCACAAAACAAATTTTGCCAATAGGGACACTCGTGACATAA